From Planctomycetota bacterium, a single genomic window includes:
- a CDS encoding substrate-binding domain-containing protein — MVRRLLAAATMSSLLLALLGCGEEGQPAGKGAEAKKGAKKLTFAVIPKAQVFTFWPTVERGAQAAGKELGVEIIWQGATDETKYIEQQQIVKTMISRKVDGIVLAPTSKTALVDVVKQAVDAKIPVSIIDSAIDTDVYVSFVATDNYAGGVTGARRLAEILGKKGKVALIKVIPGSASTTAREEGFRETLKKEFPDMQLVAEEYGMSQSTKSLEVTSNILTANPDLDGIFAANEPGAIGALNAVKNKNLVGKVKIVGFDASPILLAGIRDGSLDSTIVQDPFSMGYQGVKAIVDHLAGKKVEKEVHTRVALVTKDNLESKEVQDLLSAYEEQKPR, encoded by the coding sequence ATGGTGCGTCGGCTCCTCGCGGCGGCGACGATGTCCAGCCTTCTCCTCGCTCTCCTCGGCTGCGGCGAAGAGGGCCAGCCCGCCGGCAAGGGCGCGGAGGCGAAGAAGGGCGCGAAGAAGCTCACCTTCGCCGTCATCCCCAAAGCCCAGGTCTTCACCTTCTGGCCCACCGTCGAGCGCGGCGCGCAGGCCGCCGGCAAGGAACTGGGCGTCGAGATCATCTGGCAGGGCGCCACCGACGAAACGAAGTACATCGAGCAACAGCAGATCGTCAAGACCATGATCAGCCGCAAGGTGGATGGCATCGTGCTGGCCCCCACGAGCAAGACGGCGCTGGTGGACGTGGTGAAGCAGGCGGTGGACGCCAAGATCCCCGTGTCCATCATTGATTCGGCCATTGACACGGACGTCTACGTGTCGTTCGTGGCGACCGACAACTACGCCGGCGGCGTGACCGGGGCGCGGCGCCTGGCCGAGATCCTCGGCAAGAAGGGCAAGGTGGCTCTCATCAAGGTCATCCCCGGCTCCGCCTCCACCACGGCCCGCGAGGAGGGCTTCCGCGAGACGCTCAAGAAAGAGTTCCCCGACATGCAGCTCGTGGCCGAGGAGTACGGCATGAGCCAGAGCACCAAGAGCCTCGAGGTCACGAGCAACATCCTCACGGCCAACCCCGACCTCGACGGCATCTTCGCGGCGAACGAGCCGGGGGCGATCGGCGCGCTCAACGCCGTGAAGAACAAGAACCTCGTGGGCAAGGTGAAGATCGTGGGCTTCGACGCCTCGCCCATCCTCCTCGCCGGCATCCGCGACGGCTCGCTCGACTCCACCATCGTCCAGGACCCCTTCTCGATGGGCTACCAGGGCGTCAAGGCCATCGTGGACCACCTCGCCGGCAAGAAGGTCGAGAAGGAGGTCCACACCCGGGTCGCCCTCGTGACGAAGGACAACCTGGAGAGCAAAGAAGTGCAGGACCTGCTCTCGGCCTACGAGGAGCAGAAGCCGCGGTGA
- a CDS encoding sugar ABC transporter ATP-binding protein: protein MSEICGLKSEIGDSPALLEMRGISKSFPGVQALKDVNLTVRAGEVHCLLGENGAGKSTLMKVLMGVYRPDAGEIRLAGRPVAIAHPRQALDLGITMVFQELNLVPVLSVAENVFLGDEPLLVRPLGVVDWRTLRRRTEEVIARFGFPLRPDDRVGRLSRAHQQLAEIVKALVVSSKIVVMDEPTSSLSLEETKQLFDIIRRLKAEGVAVIYISHRLEELQEIGDRVTILRDGQWVHTGDVAATDLATMIRHMVGRELTDMYPKERAPFGAERLRVEGLTCRGGRVRNISFSVRAGEIVGLAGLVGAGRTELAEALFGVAPIEKGRVFVDGVERHFRSPHDAIRAGLGLLTEDRKRTGLLLNLPVGHNITVAGLDRLMRGPHLPLAAERRVGEDFVRRLHIRTPSLRQLAVRLSGGNQQKVVLAKWLYAQSQIFIFDEPTLGIDVGAKVEVYRLLCELARQGAAILMISSDLPELLAMSDTILPMRRGELTGRLDPRQTNQEEVLRHMALGACP from the coding sequence ATGTCTGAAATCTGCGGTCTGAAATCTGAAATCGGCGATTCTCCTGCCTTGCTCGAGATGCGCGGCATCTCCAAGAGCTTCCCAGGCGTGCAGGCGCTCAAGGACGTGAACCTCACGGTGCGCGCCGGCGAGGTCCACTGCCTGCTGGGCGAGAACGGCGCCGGCAAGTCCACCCTCATGAAAGTGCTCATGGGCGTCTATCGCCCCGACGCGGGCGAGATTCGCCTCGCGGGCCGCCCCGTGGCCATCGCCCACCCCCGCCAGGCCCTCGACCTGGGCATCACCATGGTGTTCCAGGAACTCAACCTCGTCCCCGTCCTCAGCGTGGCCGAGAACGTCTTCCTCGGCGACGAGCCGCTGCTCGTGAGGCCGCTGGGGGTGGTGGACTGGCGCACCCTGCGCCGTCGCACCGAAGAGGTGATCGCGCGATTCGGCTTCCCGCTGCGGCCCGACGACCGGGTCGGCCGCCTGAGCCGCGCCCACCAGCAGCTCGCCGAAATCGTCAAAGCCCTCGTCGTCTCCAGCAAGATCGTCGTCATGGACGAGCCGACCTCCTCGCTCTCGCTTGAGGAGACCAAGCAGCTCTTCGACATCATCCGCCGCCTGAAGGCCGAAGGCGTGGCCGTCATCTACATCTCGCACCGCCTCGAAGAGCTTCAGGAAATCGGCGACCGCGTGACTATCCTGCGCGACGGCCAGTGGGTGCACACCGGCGACGTGGCGGCGACCGACCTGGCGACGATGATCCGCCACATGGTCGGCCGCGAACTCACCGACATGTATCCCAAGGAGCGCGCCCCGTTCGGGGCCGAGCGCCTGCGCGTCGAGGGACTCACCTGCCGCGGCGGTCGCGTCCGCAACATCTCGTTCAGCGTCCGCGCGGGCGAGATCGTGGGCCTCGCCGGCCTCGTCGGCGCGGGCCGCACCGAGCTGGCCGAGGCCCTCTTCGGCGTGGCGCCCATCGAGAAGGGCAGGGTGTTCGTGGACGGCGTGGAGCGCCACTTCCGCTCGCCCCACGACGCCATTCGCGCCGGCCTGGGCCTCCTCACCGAGGACCGCAAGCGCACCGGCCTGCTCCTCAACCTGCCCGTGGGCCACAACATCACGGTGGCCGGCCTGGACCGCCTGATGCGCGGCCCCCACCTGCCGCTCGCCGCCGAGCGCCGCGTGGGCGAGGATTTCGTGCGGCGGCTCCACATCCGCACCCCGTCGCTCCGCCAGCTTGCCGTGCGCCTCTCGGGCGGCAACCAGCAGAAGGTCGTCCTCGCCAAGTGGCTCTACGCCCAGAGCCAGATCTTCATCTTCGACGAGCCCACGCTGGGCATTGACGTGGGGGCCAAGGTCGAAGTCTACAGGCTCCTGTGCGAGCTGGCCCGCCAGGGCGCCGCCATCCTGATGATCTCGAGCGACCTGCCCGAGCTTCTGGCGATGAGCGACACCATCCTCCCGATGCGCCGCGGCGAGCTGACCGGCCGCCTCGACCCGCGCCAGACCAACCAGGAGGAGGTCCTCCGCCACATGGCCTTGGGAGCCTGTCCATGA
- a CDS encoding ABC transporter permease → MKHLLSKSLPFLFLATLVLLLSWQAPGFATVDNIGDVLRYTAVFVIMGVGMTFVIVSGGIDLSVGSVLAFSSVVAAWSMRSLMPLVSSLVGPSVGLCVGLSLVVGMATGAAWGLVNGLLITRVKLPPFIATLATMGMARGFAHLLARALTGGATTIEITQQEFKFLGQGFVPTAATVAVVILGYYMLNHMRVGRYSFAIGSNVEAARYSGIRVERYTLYVYLLLGVLSGLAGMIEASMLGAGDSTLGDAYELRTIAAVVIGGASLSGGQGTIIGTLIGALIMGVIKDGCILLNISFFWQLVVISLLIIVAVAFDNFQRRRTGA, encoded by the coding sequence ATGAAGCACCTTCTCTCGAAATCCCTGCCCTTCCTCTTCCTCGCCACGCTCGTGCTGCTGCTGTCGTGGCAGGCGCCGGGCTTCGCCACGGTGGACAACATCGGCGACGTCCTGCGCTACACCGCCGTCTTCGTCATCATGGGCGTGGGCATGACCTTCGTCATCGTGTCGGGCGGCATTGACCTCTCGGTCGGCTCCGTGCTCGCCTTCTCGAGCGTGGTCGCCGCCTGGAGCATGCGCAGCCTGATGCCCCTGGTGTCGAGCCTCGTCGGCCCCTCGGTGGGGCTGTGTGTGGGGCTGAGCCTTGTCGTGGGCATGGCCACCGGCGCCGCCTGGGGCCTCGTGAACGGCCTGCTGATCACGCGCGTCAAGCTGCCCCCCTTCATCGCCACCCTGGCCACGATGGGCATGGCGCGCGGCTTCGCCCACCTGCTCGCCCGCGCACTCACCGGCGGGGCCACCACCATCGAGATCACCCAGCAGGAGTTCAAGTTCCTCGGCCAGGGCTTCGTGCCCACGGCGGCCACGGTCGCCGTGGTGATCCTCGGCTATTACATGCTCAACCACATGCGCGTCGGGCGCTACAGCTTCGCCATCGGCTCGAACGTCGAGGCCGCCCGCTACTCGGGCATCCGCGTCGAGCGCTACACGCTCTATGTCTACCTGCTCCTGGGCGTGCTCAGCGGCCTGGCGGGCATGATCGAAGCCTCGATGCTGGGCGCCGGCGACTCCACCCTAGGCGACGCCTACGAGCTCCGCACCATCGCCGCCGTGGTCATCGGCGGGGCCAGCCTCAGCGGCGGCCAGGGCACCATCATCGGCACCCTCATCGGCGCCCTCATCATGGGCGTCATCAAGGACGGCTGCATCCTGCTCAACATCAGCTTCTTCTGGCAACTCGTCGTCATTAGCCTCCTCATCATCGTGGCCGTGGCGTTCGACAACTTCCAGCGCCGCCGCACCGGTGCCTGA